One stretch of Clavibacter michiganensis DNA includes these proteins:
- a CDS encoding Asp23/Gls24 family envelope stress response protein — MAMSVTGPGDPGERLPVDPAPALDADGAPLDMAALADYLDRGRTPRIAAYEDDPETRNALRALEHMRDLGRELVQVEAEEADAPGDDFFRGVLAHISRESRAGRDIPLSHPDPAVSLALTEGAVRTLVRQAGDEVPGVLVGRCTLDGDVTRAGEPVRVALTLSVVWGEPLPELAQRVRERVHAALLRHTELSVEGIDVTVVDVQARPVQEEAGDDPRR; from the coding sequence ATGGCGATGAGCGTCACCGGACCCGGCGATCCCGGGGAGCGCCTGCCCGTGGATCCCGCACCCGCGCTCGACGCCGACGGCGCGCCCCTCGACATGGCCGCCCTCGCCGACTACCTCGACCGCGGGCGCACCCCGCGCATCGCCGCCTACGAGGACGACCCCGAGACCCGCAACGCGCTGCGCGCCCTCGAGCACATGCGCGACCTCGGCCGCGAGCTCGTGCAGGTCGAGGCGGAGGAGGCCGACGCCCCGGGCGACGACTTCTTCCGCGGCGTGCTCGCCCACATCAGCCGCGAGTCGCGCGCCGGGCGCGACATCCCGCTCTCCCACCCGGACCCGGCCGTCAGCCTCGCGCTCACCGAGGGCGCCGTGCGCACCCTGGTGCGGCAGGCCGGCGACGAGGTGCCGGGCGTCCTCGTCGGCCGGTGCACGCTCGACGGCGACGTCACGCGCGCCGGCGAGCCCGTGCGGGTGGCGCTCACCCTGAGCGTCGTGTGGGGGGAACCGCTGCCCGAGCTCGCGCAGCGCGTGCGCGAGCGGGTCCACGCGGCCCTGCTCCGGCACACCGAGCTGAGCGTCGAGGGCATCGACGTGACCGTGGTGGACGTGCAGGCGCGTCCCGTGCAGGAGGAGGCCGGAGATGACCCTCGACGATGA